In the Novosphingobium sp. 9 genome, one interval contains:
- the mgtE gene encoding magnesium transporter: protein MSDTDLETDLTEDVATAPETAAESESLDKDNRLKPEFVRAVKEALAEDDFGRVYDLVEPLHPADIADLFELVDEGERAPLGRAISDLMGAEVIAELNDWVRETIVEALPADVVAEIAGELDTDDAVAMLEDLDEEDQQAVLAEMEPEDRAAIESALAYPEESAGRLMSRDFVAVHETMTVGGLIDFLRDHRELPTEFWEVFIVDPMHRPVGTCSLSWILRTPRNIPLYDVMARDQTLIPVGMDQEEVALRFQKYALISAAVVDEAGRLIGQVTVDDIVHIIQEEAGEDALLLSGAGDGDINEPILLTVRARLTWLVVNLATAMLASSVVGGFQGAIAHFALLAVLMPIVSGMGGNAGTQTLAVAVRAIATNQLTDSNTVRMILREFRIAIANGTTLGLLIGTGTWLIFGNPLLGAVIGSAMVINNLVAGLAGILVPVLLDRFRVDPAVSSAVFVTTATDCMGFFSFLGLAVLTGLA from the coding sequence ATGAGCGATACCGACCTCGAAACCGACCTGACCGAAGACGTGGCGACCGCGCCCGAGACGGCGGCCGAGAGCGAGAGTCTGGACAAGGACAACCGCCTCAAGCCCGAGTTCGTGCGGGCGGTGAAGGAGGCTCTGGCCGAGGATGACTTCGGCCGCGTCTACGACCTTGTCGAACCGCTCCACCCCGCCGACATCGCCGACCTTTTCGAGCTGGTCGACGAGGGCGAGCGTGCGCCGCTGGGTCGCGCGATCAGCGACCTCATGGGCGCCGAGGTCATCGCCGAACTGAACGACTGGGTGCGCGAGACCATCGTCGAGGCGCTGCCCGCCGATGTCGTCGCCGAGATCGCCGGTGAACTCGATACCGACGATGCCGTCGCCATGCTGGAGGATCTCGACGAGGAGGACCAGCAGGCCGTCCTTGCCGAGATGGAGCCGGAAGACCGCGCCGCGATCGAATCCGCGCTTGCCTATCCGGAGGAATCCGCAGGGCGCCTGATGAGCCGCGATTTCGTGGCCGTCCACGAAACGATGACGGTCGGCGGGCTGATCGATTTCCTGCGCGACCACCGCGAACTGCCGACCGAGTTCTGGGAAGTGTTCATCGTCGATCCGATGCACCGGCCCGTCGGCACCTGCTCGCTCTCGTGGATTTTGCGCACGCCGCGCAACATTCCGCTCTACGATGTCATGGCCCGCGACCAGACGCTGATCCCGGTCGGCATGGACCAGGAGGAAGTCGCGCTGCGCTTCCAGAAGTACGCGCTGATCTCCGCCGCCGTGGTGGACGAGGCGGGGCGCCTGATCGGTCAGGTCACGGTCGACGACATCGTCCACATCATTCAGGAAGAAGCGGGCGAGGACGCCCTGCTGCTGTCCGGCGCCGGTGATGGCGACATCAACGAGCCGATCCTGCTGACCGTGCGCGCGCGTCTGACGTGGCTGGTCGTCAATCTCGCCACGGCGATGCTCGCCTCGTCGGTGGTCGGCGGGTTCCAGGGCGCGATCGCGCATTTCGCGCTGCTGGCGGTGCTGATGCCGATCGTTTCGGGCATGGGCGGCAACGCGGGCACGCAGACGCTGGCCGTGGCGGTGCGCGCGATCGCCACCAACCAGCTGACCGATTCCAACACCGTTCGCATGATCCTGCGCGAGTTTCGTATTGCCATCGCCAACGGCACCACGCTGGGCCTGCTGATCGGCACCGGAACCTGGCTGATCTTCGGCAATCCGCTGCTGGGCGCGGTGATCGGCTCGGCGATGGTCATCAACAATCTGGTCGCCGGTCTCGCGGGCATTCTCGTCCCCGTCCTGCTCGACCGTTTCCGCGTCGATCCGGCGGTATCCTCGGCGGTGTTCGTGACCACTGCGACCGACTGCATGGGCTTCTTCTCGTTCCTCGGGCTGGCGGTGCTGACGGGACTGGCCTGA
- a CDS encoding glycosyltransferase family 2 protein, with amino-acid sequence MIDGNPATTAKPTVSLLIVAYNAGSILDECLTAALREATSVGGEVLFIDNGDDGTEHRVAREYPDVRIVPSEGNIGFGPGNNRLAAQARADLLLLVNPDAILDEGAVAVLLEEERRHPEAAVFGGMIKNPEGRPEIHNYIRLPAFSHLLLATAGVEGRIQQRDRPLDRTSAVDAVTGAFFMIRAEAYRAMAGFDESFFLYSEEIDLFHRLGRAGYTILFAPQAAVIHKTGTTGEMSRGRTVYRAIGQMHYMRKHWGPLGAAAGGALVWIAAIERVIAGKLVRNRNSRFARMGHVNWPLVRSPGLWWHGYARGAEHARQAIARLQGN; translated from the coding sequence GTGATCGATGGTAATCCCGCAACCACTGCAAAGCCGACCGTGAGCCTGCTGATCGTGGCCTACAACGCCGGCAGCATTCTCGACGAATGCCTGACAGCGGCCCTGCGCGAAGCCACTTCAGTGGGCGGCGAAGTCCTGTTCATCGACAATGGCGATGACGGCACCGAGCATCGTGTGGCCCGAGAATATCCCGATGTTCGCATCGTGCCGAGCGAAGGCAACATCGGCTTCGGTCCGGGCAACAACCGCCTGGCCGCGCAAGCCCGCGCCGACCTGTTGCTGCTGGTTAATCCCGATGCCATTCTTGATGAGGGTGCAGTGGCCGTGCTCCTTGAAGAGGAGCGCCGGCACCCGGAGGCTGCCGTGTTCGGGGGCATGATCAAGAACCCGGAGGGGCGCCCCGAAATCCACAATTACATTCGCCTTCCCGCCTTCAGCCATCTGCTTCTCGCTACGGCCGGGGTGGAAGGCAGGATCCAGCAGCGCGATCGCCCACTGGACCGCACCAGCGCGGTAGACGCCGTCACCGGCGCGTTCTTCATGATCCGTGCCGAAGCCTATCGGGCAATGGCCGGGTTCGACGAGAGTTTCTTCCTCTACAGCGAGGAAATCGATCTGTTCCACCGTCTGGGCCGCGCTGGCTACACCATCCTTTTCGCGCCCCAGGCAGCAGTGATCCACAAGACCGGCACGACGGGTGAAATGTCGCGTGGGCGCACGGTCTACCGCGCGATCGGCCAGATGCATTACATGCGCAAGCACTGGGGACCGCTGGGCGCTGCAGCGGGCGGCGCGCTGGTTTGGATTGCCGCCATCGAGCGGGTGATCGCAGGAAAGCTCGTACGCAATCGCAACTCGCGCTTTGCCCGCATGGGGCATGTGAACTGGCCGCTCGTGCGCTCTCCGGGGCTGTGGTGGCACGGGTATGCCAGGGGAGCCGAGCATGCACGGCAGGCCATCGCCCGCCTTCAGGGGAACTGA
- a CDS encoding glycosyltransferase family 4 protein, translated as MPRQTLRKVLIIVENLPVPFDRRVWMEARTLRDAGYQVSIICPTGKGYDATHEVIEEIHIYRHTLPTEGNGLMGYIAEYGSALFAELRLALRIAFTRGFHVIHACNPPDLIFLVAALFRPFGKRFLFDHHDLCPELFETKFGTRGLQYKAMVWAERLTFALAKVSIATNESYKAIAVRRGHMKPEDVFVVRSGPELSKIKPGPARPELKQGKRHLVGYVGVIGRQEGLDLLVDSAAWLRAQGREDIHYGIVGGGPELEFIKTYAREKGVADLFTFTGRAPDDVLMDMLNTADICVNPDRVDPMNDLSTMNKIMEYMALGKPIVQFDVKEGRFSAQDASLYALANDPIDFARKIAEVLDDPAKAAAMGRFGYERVHQHLGWDKERPKLLAAYDALFGAPYAATRQTV; from the coding sequence ATGCCCCGTCAGACACTCCGCAAGGTTCTGATCATCGTCGAGAACCTGCCTGTTCCATTCGACCGCCGCGTATGGATGGAAGCCCGCACGCTGCGCGATGCCGGCTATCAGGTGTCGATCATCTGCCCGACCGGCAAGGGCTACGACGCCACCCACGAGGTTATCGAGGAAATCCATATCTATCGGCACACCCTGCCGACGGAAGGCAACGGCCTCATGGGATATATCGCAGAGTATGGCTCGGCACTGTTCGCGGAGTTGAGGCTTGCACTGCGGATCGCCTTCACACGCGGATTCCACGTGATCCACGCCTGCAATCCGCCAGACCTCATCTTTCTTGTCGCGGCGCTGTTCCGCCCGTTCGGCAAGCGCTTCCTGTTCGACCACCACGACCTGTGCCCGGAACTGTTCGAAACCAAATTCGGCACGCGCGGATTGCAGTACAAGGCGATGGTCTGGGCCGAACGCCTGACCTTTGCACTAGCCAAGGTCTCGATCGCCACGAATGAAAGCTACAAGGCCATCGCCGTGCGGCGCGGCCACATGAAGCCCGAAGATGTCTTCGTGGTTCGCTCGGGGCCAGAGCTTTCCAAGATCAAGCCCGGCCCCGCCAGGCCGGAACTCAAGCAGGGCAAACGCCACCTCGTGGGCTATGTCGGCGTAATCGGTCGCCAGGAAGGGCTCGATCTTCTGGTCGACTCCGCCGCATGGCTGCGCGCGCAGGGCCGGGAAGACATTCACTACGGCATCGTCGGTGGCGGGCCGGAGTTGGAGTTCATCAAGACTTACGCGCGCGAAAAAGGCGTGGCGGACCTCTTCACCTTCACCGGGCGAGCGCCCGACGATGTGCTGATGGACATGCTCAACACCGCCGATATTTGCGTCAATCCGGATCGCGTCGATCCGATGAACGACCTCAGCACCATGAACAAGATCATGGAATATATGGCGCTGGGTAAGCCCATTGTGCAGTTCGACGTCAAGGAAGGCCGCTTTTCGGCACAGGATGCATCGCTTTACGCGCTCGCCAACGACCCGATCGACTTCGCTCGCAAGATCGCCGAAGTTCTCGACGATCCGGCAAAGGCCGCAGCGATGGGCCGCTTTGGATATGAACGGGTTCACCAGCACCTTGGCTGGGACAAGGAACGCCCGAAGCTGCTGGCAGCGTACGATGCGCTTTTCGGCGCCCCTTATGCGGCCACCCGACAGACCGTTTGA
- a CDS encoding glycosyltransferase, with amino-acid sequence MPTVDILLATYQNARYLPALMDSLAAQTRRDFRLLVSDDCSNDGSADIVESYADRFDRFELIRRASPSGSAKANFSFLLERADADYVLFADADDVWDHDKVERTLAMLESGNAQFGSGTPHYVFSDVRLIDGNGGPKGPATGPTRRCIPVPETLLRARWSARRCSAAHRASTGLCIDWPCPFPWTK; translated from the coding sequence GTGCCAACCGTCGACATCCTCCTCGCCACATATCAGAACGCGCGCTATCTGCCTGCGTTGATGGATTCGCTCGCCGCCCAGACACGGCGCGACTTCCGCCTGCTGGTGAGCGACGATTGTTCAAACGACGGCTCGGCCGATATTGTCGAAAGCTATGCAGACCGGTTTGACCGGTTCGAGCTGATCCGGCGTGCATCCCCCAGTGGATCGGCAAAAGCGAATTTCAGCTTCCTCCTCGAACGGGCGGATGCCGATTATGTCCTGTTTGCCGATGCGGACGATGTCTGGGACCATGACAAGGTCGAACGCACGCTGGCCATGCTCGAAAGCGGCAATGCGCAGTTCGGATCGGGAACACCCCACTACGTTTTCTCCGACGTTCGGCTGATCGATGGCAATGGCGGTCCCAAAGGGCCAGCTACTGGGCCTACAAGAAGATGCATCCCGGTGCCGGAGACCCTCCTGCGCGCGCGCTGGTCTGCCCGCCGATGCTCGGCTGCGCATCGGGCATCAACCGGGCTCTGCATCGACTGGCCATGCCCGTTCCCGTGGACGAAGTGA
- the rfbA gene encoding glucose-1-phosphate thymidylyltransferase RfbA: MTNRKGIILAGGSGTRLYPLTRGASKQLMPVYDKPMIYYPLATLMMAGIREVLIITTPQDQAAFANLLGDGTAWGMSISYAVQPSPDGLAQAYHIGADFLAGSKSALVLGDNIFYGHGLPILLKNADAQQQGASVFAYRVNNPQAYGVVSFDSEGRAVELVEKPEKPNSNYAVTGLYFYDETAVDRARDLQPSPRGEYEITDLNMRYLEDGALNVEIMGRGYAWLDTGTHNSLLDAGTYVRVTEERQGLKVCCPEEIAWRQGFIDDAALESLAAPLRKSGYGEYLIQLLQNGERP; encoded by the coding sequence ATGACCAATCGTAAGGGCATTATCCTGGCAGGTGGATCGGGCACACGCCTCTACCCGCTCACCCGCGGTGCATCCAAGCAACTGATGCCGGTCTACGACAAGCCGATGATCTACTATCCGCTTGCGACACTGATGATGGCGGGTATCCGGGAAGTGCTGATCATAACCACCCCTCAGGATCAGGCCGCGTTCGCCAACCTGCTTGGCGACGGTACGGCGTGGGGCATGTCGATCAGCTATGCCGTGCAGCCGTCACCGGACGGGCTGGCCCAAGCCTATCACATCGGCGCGGACTTTCTTGCCGGTTCGAAAAGCGCTCTCGTTCTAGGCGACAACATCTTCTACGGCCACGGCCTGCCGATCCTGCTGAAGAATGCAGACGCCCAGCAGCAGGGTGCCAGCGTATTCGCCTATCGCGTCAACAACCCGCAGGCCTATGGCGTGGTCTCCTTCGACAGCGAAGGACGCGCTGTCGAACTGGTCGAAAAGCCGGAAAAGCCAAACTCCAACTATGCCGTCACCGGACTGTATTTCTACGATGAGACGGCAGTCGATCGCGCGCGGGATCTCCAGCCTTCCCCGCGCGGCGAATACGAGATCACCGATCTCAACATGCGCTATCTGGAAGACGGTGCACTGAACGTCGAGATAATGGGGCGCGGCTATGCCTGGCTCGATACCGGCACGCACAATTCGCTGCTCGACGCCGGAACCTACGTCCGCGTCACCGAAGAACGACAAGGCCTGAAGGTCTGCTGCCCGGAAGAGATCGCCTGGCGACAGGGCTTCATCGACGATGCCGCGCTGGAATCGCTCGCCGCGCCGCTCCGCAAGTCAGGCTATGGGGAATACCTGATACAGTTGCTGCAGAATGGTGAGCGTCCATGA
- a CDS encoding putative rhamnosyl transferase — protein MRHIILTRFNIASPGRESAIRNSPGWLARRFELFERYCLPSVADQTDRQFDWLIYFDENTPQEFRDRIARAQEVMPFSPRFVGVSREGIAARDVSAMVGTEEDIVLTTRLDNDDGIARDFVRRIQAAAHEHAPGTVLNFPHGVAMRDGRLFTATDRSNPFTSLIENGAAPIKTIWSAQHHELATKWNLTQVESPPMWLQVVHGENVTNRIKGRRLPAATILDDFTLRADVKARSVNAAQLMLDRLVLGPMRDIREQVFLMGKPVFKKLLRR, from the coding sequence ATGCGCCATATCATTCTGACCCGCTTCAACATCGCCAGCCCCGGCCGGGAAAGCGCTATCCGCAATTCGCCGGGCTGGCTGGCACGCCGCTTCGAACTCTTCGAGCGCTACTGCCTGCCCAGCGTTGCCGATCAGACGGACCGGCAGTTCGACTGGCTGATCTATTTCGATGAGAATACGCCGCAGGAATTCCGCGACCGCATCGCCCGCGCGCAGGAAGTCATGCCCTTTTCCCCTCGCTTCGTGGGCGTCTCCCGCGAGGGCATCGCGGCAAGAGATGTCAGCGCCATGGTTGGTACGGAAGAGGACATCGTCCTGACCACCCGCCTCGATAACGACGACGGTATCGCACGCGATTTCGTGAGGCGGATACAGGCCGCCGCGCACGAACATGCCCCCGGCACCGTGCTCAACTTTCCACATGGTGTCGCCATGCGCGACGGTCGCCTGTTCACGGCCACCGATCGCAGCAATCCCTTTACCAGCCTGATCGAAAACGGCGCCGCGCCGATCAAGACCATCTGGTCCGCCCAGCATCATGAACTGGCAACCAAGTGGAACCTCACGCAAGTCGAAAGCCCGCCGATGTGGCTGCAGGTCGTCCACGGCGAGAATGTGACCAATCGCATCAAGGGGCGGCGCCTGCCTGCCGCAACCATTCTCGATGACTTCACGTTGCGCGCCGACGTGAAGGCACGTTCCGTGAATGCCGCGCAGCTAATGCTCGATCGGCTTGTACTCGGCCCCATGCGCGACATTCGCGAACAGGTGTTCCTGATGGGCAAACCGGTCTTCAAGAAGCTGTTGCGCCGCTGA
- a CDS encoding peptidylprolyl isomerase has product MADEYLTFTLDTGNGDGGDVKIKLRPDLAPGHVARIKELVGEGFYDGIKFHRVIPGFMAQGGCPNGTGMGGSDKPDLQAEFNDEPHVRGVCSMARTSYPHSANSQFFICFDDARFLDKQYTVWGQVVEGMDQVDALPKGEPPREPGKIVKAVVSEG; this is encoded by the coding sequence ATGGCAGACGAATACCTGACCTTCACGCTCGACACCGGCAACGGCGATGGCGGCGACGTCAAGATCAAGCTCCGTCCCGACCTCGCGCCCGGTCACGTCGCGCGCATCAAGGAGCTGGTGGGCGAAGGCTTCTACGACGGCATCAAGTTCCACCGCGTGATCCCCGGCTTCATGGCACAGGGCGGCTGCCCCAACGGCACCGGCATGGGCGGTTCGGACAAGCCCGACCTGCAGGCCGAGTTCAATGACGAGCCTCACGTACGCGGCGTGTGCTCGATGGCGCGCACCAGCTACCCGCACTCGGCCAACAGCCAGTTCTTCATCTGCTTCGACGATGCCCGCTTCCTCGACAAGCAGTACACCGTCTGGGGCCAGGTCGTCGAAGGCATGGACCAGGTCGACGCGCTGCCCAAGGGCGAGCCGCCGCGCGAGCCGGGCAAGATCGTCAAGGCAGTTGTCAGCGAAGGCTGA
- a CDS encoding polysaccharide biosynthesis/export family protein: protein MSPGAGNGVLRAGDVISVQVFREADLSLDATPIAEDGTIALPLIGTIKAAGLTPAQLSQQVTQRLSKTYLVSPQVTVNLQQYASHLVSVEGAVEKPGVYPFAGEARLSSAVALAGGTSDVAKMKQVVIFRHDAQGQSVAVFDYSAVQAGTMIDPVLMPGDRVVVGLSGMTQAWQDLVKSLPALAIFTRL from the coding sequence GTGTCTCCGGGTGCGGGGAACGGTGTTCTTCGTGCAGGGGACGTGATTTCGGTTCAGGTTTTCCGGGAGGCTGACCTGTCTCTGGATGCGACGCCGATTGCCGAGGACGGGACGATTGCGCTGCCGCTGATCGGAACGATCAAGGCGGCGGGCCTGACGCCGGCGCAGCTTTCGCAGCAGGTGACGCAGCGTCTGTCGAAGACATATCTGGTCTCGCCACAGGTGACGGTCAACCTTCAGCAGTATGCCTCGCACCTGGTGTCGGTCGAGGGCGCTGTGGAGAAGCCCGGGGTCTATCCGTTTGCGGGCGAGGCCCGTCTGTCGAGCGCGGTGGCGCTGGCGGGCGGCACCAGCGATGTCGCCAAGATGAAGCAGGTGGTGATCTTCCGCCACGATGCGCAGGGGCAGAGCGTTGCGGTGTTCGACTATTCGGCAGTTCAGGCCGGGACGATGATCGACCCGGTGCTGATGCCGGGTGACCGGGTCGTGGTGGGGCTTTCGGGCATGACCCAGGCCTGGCAGGATCTGGTCAAGTCGCTTCCGGCTCTTGCCATTTTCACGCGTTTGTAA
- the rfbD gene encoding dTDP-4-dehydrorhamnose reductase: MKALITGCNGQLGKALLASLPDGCDAVALDRTSLDLTDAAAVYERVSREAPDLLLNAAAYTAVDKAENDEATARAVNVDAVAAMARAMKAGSGRLVHVSTDFVFDGSSARAYRPEDARNPLSVYGKTKADGEDAAGTDALIVRTSWVYSAGGANFVRTMLRLMRERDTLGVVADQIGTPTWAPGLASVLWGLAAREARGVYHHSDAGVASWYDFAVAIHEEALAIGLLDRPVTINPIATAQYPTPAVRPAFSLLDTSATRALLEAPAVHWRTHLRTMLKKEQGLV, from the coding sequence ATGAAGGCCCTCATCACCGGCTGCAACGGACAGCTGGGCAAGGCACTGCTGGCATCACTGCCCGACGGCTGCGACGCCGTGGCGCTCGACCGCACATCGCTTGATCTGACGGATGCCGCCGCCGTCTACGAGCGCGTGTCCCGCGAGGCCCCTGACCTGCTGCTCAATGCCGCAGCCTATACGGCCGTGGACAAGGCGGAAAACGACGAAGCCACGGCGCGTGCGGTCAATGTCGATGCGGTCGCAGCAATGGCCCGCGCAATGAAAGCGGGGAGCGGCCGACTGGTTCACGTTTCCACCGACTTCGTGTTCGACGGCAGTTCCGCACGCGCCTATCGTCCCGAAGACGCACGCAATCCACTGTCGGTCTACGGAAAGACCAAGGCCGATGGTGAAGACGCTGCCGGGACGGACGCGCTGATCGTGCGGACCAGCTGGGTCTACTCCGCCGGCGGCGCGAACTTTGTGCGTACCATGCTGCGCCTGATGCGCGAGCGCGACACGCTCGGCGTCGTTGCAGACCAGATCGGCACGCCGACATGGGCGCCGGGCCTAGCATCCGTATTATGGGGGCTTGCCGCGCGCGAGGCGCGAGGGGTGTACCACCACAGCGATGCAGGGGTGGCCAGCTGGTACGATTTCGCCGTGGCGATCCACGAGGAAGCCCTCGCCATCGGCTTGCTGGATCGACCGGTGACGATCAATCCGATCGCAACGGCACAATATCCGACCCCGGCAGTCCGCCCTGCCTTCTCGCTTCTGGACACATCGGCGACGCGTGCGCTTCTCGAAGCGCCTGCGGTCCACTGGCGCACCCACCTCAGAACCATGCTCAAGAAGGAACAGGGACTTGTCTAA
- the rfbC gene encoding dTDP-4-dehydrorhamnose 3,5-epimerase produces MNVIEGKLPGTLILEPRVFGDDRGFFMETWSEAKFREIGLDLTFVQDNHSCSQKGVLRGLHFQNPAPQGKLVRVATGAVYDVAVDLRKSSPTFGQWMGVELSAANKRMFWVPEGFAHGFLTLEDNTNFLYKCTAPYAPQSEHCLLWNDPAVDIAWPLDGMTPQLSGKDLLGVTLDAVEAFA; encoded by the coding sequence ATGAACGTGATCGAGGGCAAGCTGCCCGGCACTCTGATCCTTGAACCCAGAGTGTTCGGCGACGACCGAGGCTTCTTCATGGAAACCTGGAGCGAGGCGAAGTTCCGCGAAATCGGGCTCGACCTCACGTTCGTACAGGACAACCATAGCTGTTCGCAGAAAGGGGTGCTGCGGGGCCTGCATTTCCAGAACCCGGCGCCGCAAGGTAAACTGGTGCGCGTGGCAACCGGTGCCGTCTATGACGTTGCCGTTGATCTGCGCAAGTCGTCGCCCACGTTCGGACAATGGATGGGCGTGGAGCTAAGTGCTGCGAACAAGCGCATGTTCTGGGTGCCCGAGGGTTTCGCGCACGGCTTTCTGACCTTGGAAGACAACACGAACTTCCTCTACAAATGCACCGCGCCCTACGCGCCGCAAAGTGAGCACTGCCTGCTCTGGAACGACCCCGCCGTGGACATCGCATGGCCGCTGGACGGCATGACACCGCAACTGTCCGGCAAGGACTTGCTCGGCGTCACGCTCGACGCGGTCGAGGCCTTTGCATGA
- the rfbB gene encoding dTDP-glucose 4,6-dehydratase gives MSNLLVTGGAGFIGGNFVHYWSAKHPESQVIVLDSLTYAGNESTIAGVPRAQLVVGDILDTQLVKTLLREHEISTLVHFAAESHVDRSISGPDAFIETNILGTNSLLKAAREVWLSGSGVPHRFHHISTDEVFGSLGPQDPAFSETTPYAPNSPYSASKASSDHLARAYHHTYGLEVTTTNCSNNYGPYQYPEKLIPLFLLNALSGKPLPIYGDGMNVRDWLHVEDHCRGIEACLNNGVPGETYNIGGGEELPNLAVIDEICAQVDKAFAADPSLAERFPDALPAKGRPTSDLKTFVEDRKGHDRRYAIDETKAKAELGYVPVHDFEGGLSSTLKWYLEREDWWKPLQQAKA, from the coding sequence TTGTCTAATCTGCTCGTAACGGGAGGTGCCGGCTTCATTGGCGGCAACTTCGTACACTACTGGAGCGCGAAGCACCCCGAAAGCCAGGTCATCGTTCTGGACAGCCTGACCTATGCCGGCAACGAATCGACTATCGCCGGCGTCCCGCGCGCGCAGCTTGTGGTCGGAGATATCCTCGATACGCAACTCGTGAAGACGCTGCTGCGCGAGCATGAAATTTCGACGCTGGTTCATTTCGCTGCGGAAAGCCATGTCGACCGCTCGATCTCCGGACCGGATGCCTTCATCGAAACCAACATTCTTGGCACCAACAGCCTGCTGAAGGCTGCGCGCGAAGTCTGGCTTTCGGGCAGCGGCGTTCCGCACCGCTTCCACCACATCTCGACCGACGAAGTGTTCGGCTCGCTCGGGCCGCAAGACCCTGCGTTCTCGGAAACGACGCCCTATGCGCCGAATTCACCCTACTCGGCCTCCAAGGCCTCTTCGGACCATCTGGCGCGCGCCTACCACCACACGTACGGGCTGGAGGTGACGACCACCAACTGCTCGAACAACTACGGGCCATACCAGTACCCGGAAAAGCTCATCCCGCTGTTCCTGCTCAACGCGCTTTCGGGCAAGCCGCTGCCGATCTACGGCGATGGCATGAACGTGCGTGACTGGCTGCACGTCGAGGATCACTGCCGCGGTATCGAGGCCTGCCTGAACAACGGCGTCCCCGGCGAAACGTACAACATCGGCGGCGGCGAAGAGCTTCCCAACCTTGCCGTGATCGACGAGATCTGCGCCCAGGTCGACAAGGCCTTTGCCGCGGATCCCTCGCTGGCGGAGCGCTTTCCCGATGCCCTCCCCGCCAAGGGACGCCCCACCAGCGATCTCAAGACCTTCGTCGAAGATCGCAAGGGCCACGATCGGCGCTATGCCATCGACGAGACCAAGGCCAAGGCCGAACTCGGCTATGTGCCCGTCCACGATTTCGAAGGCGGCCTGTCCAGCACGCTCAAGTGGTATCTTGAGCGCGAAGACTGGTGGAAACCGCTCCAGCAGGCCAAGGCCTGA
- a CDS encoding DUF1489 family protein, with the protein MPLNMTKIAFSATSPADLREWLEAHAPLGEALMTTRYLPKRHEEMIGGSLYWIFEHALIGRSPIRRFTQREDGRWHIHLSPELIAVQTKPKRAHQGWRYLSEEDAPADLGAGEVAGDAMPARMVSELAKLGLV; encoded by the coding sequence ATGCCGCTCAACATGACCAAGATCGCCTTTTCCGCCACCAGCCCTGCGGACCTTCGCGAATGGCTGGAGGCGCACGCCCCGTTGGGCGAGGCGCTGATGACCACGCGCTATCTGCCCAAGCGGCATGAGGAGATGATCGGCGGCTCGCTCTACTGGATCTTCGAGCATGCCCTGATCGGTCGCTCGCCGATCCGCCGCTTCACCCAGCGCGAGGACGGGCGCTGGCACATCCACCTCTCGCCCGAACTGATCGCCGTCCAGACCAAGCCCAAGCGCGCGCATCAGGGCTGGCGCTACCTGTCCGAGGAAGACGCCCCCGCCGATCTCGGCGCGGGCGAAGTGGCGGGCGATGCCATGCCTGCAAGGATGGTCAGCGAACTGGCGAAGCTGGGGCTGGTGTAA
- a CDS encoding acyltransferase encodes MIPSSSPDLTSKRKLSRGQRFLRLLASTLDPRAWAHLFKIVNYYNYSHVQPLRSVRRGEGCAISPDAVFSHAERVVLGERVAIGSRCHIWAGNTRARILLGDDVLLGPEVMITASSYRFHDGSPVSRQAMDEADIIIGRDVWLGTRAIVLPGVTIGDGAVIGAGTLVNRDIPPMAIAVGTPARIVGERRGAAVPPVATSPHAVED; translated from the coding sequence ATGATCCCCTCTTCCAGCCCCGACCTCACATCCAAGCGAAAGCTGTCGCGCGGCCAGCGCTTCCTGCGATTGCTGGCTTCGACTCTTGACCCCCGTGCCTGGGCGCATCTGTTCAAGATCGTCAATTACTACAACTACTCACACGTTCAGCCACTGCGAAGCGTGCGCCGCGGCGAAGGCTGCGCGATCAGCCCGGACGCCGTCTTTTCGCATGCCGAGCGCGTCGTTCTGGGCGAACGCGTCGCCATCGGTTCGCGCTGCCACATCTGGGCCGGAAACACCCGCGCACGCATCTTGCTGGGCGATGACGTATTGCTCGGTCCCGAGGTCATGATCACTGCTTCCAGCTACCGCTTTCATGACGGCAGCCCGGTCTCCCGGCAGGCGATGGACGAGGCCGACATTATCATCGGCCGCGATGTCTGGCTCGGCACCCGCGCCATCGTGCTGCCCGGCGTTACCATCGGCGATGGCGCCGTGATCGGCGCCGGCACTCTGGTGAACCGCGACATTCCGCCCATGGCCATCGCCGTGGGCACCCCTGCCCGGATCGTCGGCGAACGCAGAGGCGCTGCCGTGCCTCCCGTCGCCACATCCCCCCATGCCGTCGAGGATTGA